A stretch of the Desulfitobacterium chlororespirans DSM 11544 genome encodes the following:
- a CDS encoding diguanylate cyclase domain-containing protein: MEDLDMKNFLETIEDMILMINREGRLLYTNTAVLKKLGYSHEELMKMNILTITAAGKMAEGEKILAELFAGQKESLPLSLEKKEGTPIPAKARIWQGKWRNEPCLFAIIKDLSKEQRVSSTPFLDEIHTGISGAAWNEKPDFASDISCELKDEEAAKPRVLIVDDQLFNLKLLESALKEDYIVMTADNGIEALELATGKSQPDIILLDIIMPVMDGYEVCIRLREMPETRDIPVIFLSALKNEKNEEYALQLGVVDYITKPFSLPIIKGRLRNHVEQKKYRDRQKENSYIDELTQIANRRKFNETVTMEWNRARRNGNSLSVLMIDVDCFKKYNDFYGHLEGDKCLYKIAQTLKSNVKRSSDLVARWGGEEFACVLTDTDRIGAMLVGERLRRAVVKLSIPSEISDVDRVVTASIGVATALPAVDNSLEELLHKADMALYKAKKTGRNCVCTP, encoded by the coding sequence GTGGAAGACCTTGATATGAAAAATTTTCTGGAAACGATTGAGGATATGATCCTCATGATCAATCGGGAAGGAAGATTATTATATACAAATACTGCCGTGCTCAAGAAGCTGGGCTATTCTCATGAAGAGTTAATGAAAATGAATATCTTGACCATAACTGCCGCCGGTAAGATGGCTGAAGGTGAAAAGATCTTAGCTGAGCTGTTTGCAGGCCAGAAAGAGAGTCTTCCTTTGTCCCTGGAAAAAAAAGAGGGAACCCCCATCCCCGCCAAAGCGCGTATCTGGCAGGGGAAGTGGCGTAATGAGCCTTGTCTTTTTGCTATCATCAAGGATTTGTCAAAAGAACAAAGAGTTTCTTCAACTCCATTCCTGGATGAGATTCATACAGGGATCAGCGGGGCGGCCTGGAACGAGAAGCCTGATTTCGCCAGCGATATATCCTGTGAGCTAAAAGATGAAGAGGCTGCCAAACCCAGAGTGTTAATCGTGGATGATCAGCTTTTTAACTTGAAGCTTTTAGAAAGTGCTCTTAAAGAAGATTACATCGTGATGACCGCCGACAACGGGATTGAGGCCTTAGAGCTGGCCACGGGAAAAAGCCAACCTGATATTATTCTGCTGGATATTATTATGCCGGTGATGGATGGCTATGAAGTATGCATTCGTCTGCGGGAAATGCCGGAGACGAGAGATATCCCGGTAATTTTCCTTAGCGCTCTCAAAAACGAAAAGAATGAGGAGTATGCTCTGCAATTGGGGGTGGTGGATTACATCACGAAGCCCTTCAGCTTGCCCATCATCAAAGGCCGGCTCCGAAACCATGTGGAGCAAAAGAAATACAGGGATCGGCAAAAAGAAAATAGCTATATCGATGAATTGACGCAAATCGCCAATCGCCGGAAATTCAATGAAACGGTGACCATGGAGTGGAATCGGGCCAGGCGTAATGGGAATAGTTTATCTGTATTGATGATCGATGTGGATTGTTTTAAAAAGTACAACGATTTTTATGGTCACTTGGAGGGGGATAAATGCCTCTATAAAATTGCCCAAACCTTAAAGTCGAATGTAAAGCGCTCTTCAGATTTGGTAGCCAGATGGGGCGGGGAAGAGTTCGCCTGTGTTCTTACGGATACGGATCGGATTGGCGCCATGCTGGTGGGTGAACGCTTGCGCAGGGCCGTCGTCAAGCTGAGTATCCCATCCGAAATCTCCGATGTGGACAGAGTGGTTACAGCCAGCATCGGTGTAGCCACGGCGTTGCCTGCCGTGGATAACTCCCTGGAGGAGCTGCTGCATAAGGCTGACATGGCTCTATATAAAGCCAAGAAAACCGGGAGAAATTGTGTATGCACGCCATAA
- a CDS encoding CPBP family intramembrane glutamic endopeptidase — protein sequence MDNKSYRKAPKVNKKDKNKNKDKIQDKNKTQDKNKKETVNKEDNRIPPRHPVWNVWQGLFLLLIIYGIEFFLGWLRTPKDLDQLEGFFRFLTVGMGEALLYLIIILCFFKLIRRPLRELGLVRPHVRYILLGLMMGVFLLVVVGLIGNFLANKLGTPAPQSFTLVLMGAQYDWQLMLLIILGGMIAPIKEEVFFRGIFYPPFRQGYGRSKGILFTAGLFALLHFDVLRFIPLLVGGVVLTWLYEKTGSLWPSIIAHGTWNTLMALMVWIQR from the coding sequence ATGGACAATAAATCATACCGAAAAGCGCCTAAAGTCAATAAGAAAGATAAGAATAAAAATAAAGATAAAATTCAAGATAAAAATAAAACTCAAGATAAAAATAAAAAAGAAACGGTGAATAAAGAGGATAACAGAATCCCTCCCCGTCATCCTGTATGGAATGTTTGGCAAGGGCTTTTTCTGTTGCTCATTATCTATGGAATTGAATTCTTTCTCGGTTGGCTGAGAACTCCTAAGGACTTAGATCAATTAGAGGGGTTCTTTCGCTTTTTGACCGTGGGAATGGGTGAGGCTCTGCTTTACCTTATCATCATTTTATGTTTTTTTAAGCTCATCCGCCGTCCTCTCAGAGAGTTAGGTCTGGTCAGACCTCATGTTCGTTATATTCTACTGGGGCTGATGATGGGAGTTTTTCTCCTGGTAGTCGTAGGGCTGATCGGGAATTTCCTGGCCAACAAATTAGGAACACCTGCGCCCCAAAGCTTCACCCTCGTGCTCATGGGGGCTCAATACGATTGGCAGCTGATGCTGCTTATTATCCTGGGCGGCATGATTGCTCCGATCAAGGAAGAGGTTTTTTTTCGGGGAATTTTTTATCCACCCTTTCGTCAAGGCTATGGTAGGAGTAAAGGGATTCTTTTTACGGCAGGGCTTTTCGCTTTGCTGCATTTTGACGTTCTGCGCTTTATTCCCTTACTGGTGGGGGGAGTCGTTTTAACCTGGCTCTACGAAAAGACCGGCAGCCTCTGGCCTTCGATTATTGCCCATGGCACCTGGAATACGCTCATGGCTTTAATGGTGTGGATACAACGGTAG
- a CDS encoding GntR family transcriptional regulator: MLNNAYDRNNAYNRLNHMITYSKANLSETVVSYVKNKILTGELKSGDRLVETDISDELGISRAPIREALRELNMRGILIFLPKKGSQVLNLGYKDIEEILSIRIPLEMQVLTLIFEKSLLQEQELNYLEKLNHEMIRADKETAMDVREKNYIFNTCDLAFHEFFWKRSESLRRVEILENQYFQLLAAMNRDISTLGSVMEKHDEHQRIIEACRTGVLDQVLTAFQAHMAPYLKAIIKLENQTGK; encoded by the coding sequence ATGCTGAATAATGCTTATGATCGGAATAATGCTTATAATCGATTAAATCATATGATCACCTATTCAAAAGCAAATTTAAGTGAGACCGTGGTCTCCTATGTGAAGAATAAGATTCTCACCGGGGAATTGAAGAGCGGGGATCGGCTGGTTGAAACAGATATATCAGATGAGCTGGGGATAAGCAGAGCACCTATACGTGAGGCCTTGAGAGAGTTGAATATGCGGGGAATCCTGATATTTTTGCCCAAGAAAGGCAGCCAGGTGCTTAATTTAGGTTATAAAGACATTGAAGAAATCCTGTCCATAAGAATTCCGCTGGAGATGCAGGTGCTGACCCTTATTTTTGAAAAATCCCTTTTACAGGAACAGGAATTGAATTATCTGGAGAAGCTGAACCATGAGATGATCAGGGCAGACAAGGAAACGGCCATGGATGTCAGGGAGAAAAATTATATTTTTAATACCTGTGATTTGGCTTTTCATGAATTTTTCTGGAAACGCTCAGAAAGCCTGCGCCGGGTGGAGATTTTAGAAAACCAGTACTTCCAATTGCTGGCGGCAATGAACAGGGATATATCAACATTAGGCTCAGTTATGGAAAAACATGATGAACATCAAAGGATCATTGAGGCTTGCCGCACAGGGGTGCTCGATCAGGTGTTAACCGCCTTTCAGGCACATATGGCCCCGTATTTAAAAGCGATTATAAAACTGGAAAATCAGACCGGCAAGTAA
- a CDS encoding ABC-F family ATP-binding cassette domain-containing protein, with product MISVNNVSLRYGGRKLFEDVSLKFTPGNCYGVIGANGAGKSTFLKILSGEVEPNSGDVTIAPGVRLSMLKQDHYQYDQYTVLDTVIMGNQRLYAIMKEKEVLYAKADFTDEDGIKAAELEHEFGEMNGWEAESEASTLLQGLGIGTELHDKAMSELSGVEKIKVLLAQALFGNPGILVLDEPTNHLDIQSIRWLEEFLIEFEGTVIVVSHDRHFLNKICTHMADVDFGKIKLYVGNYDFWYESSQLALQMTRDLNKKKEEKAKQLKEFIARFSANASKSKQATSRKKMLDKLNIEDIEPSNRKYPYVGFKPEREVGNDILTVEGLSKTIDGVKVLDNVSFILTKGDKVALVGTNEAAYTALLQILAGEMEPDSGSYKWGVTITKAYFPKDNTEYFQDVDLSLVDWLRQFSADKTDTYVRGFLGKMLFSGEEALKSLKVLSGGERVRCMLAKMMLSQANALLLDQPTNHLDLESITALNNGLTDYKSNIIFTSHDHQFIQTIANRIIQITPEEMIDVRLTYDEFLDNLAIG from the coding sequence TTGATTAGTGTTAATAACGTGAGCTTAAGATATGGCGGGCGGAAGCTCTTTGAAGATGTCTCCTTGAAATTCACTCCGGGCAATTGTTACGGTGTGATTGGCGCTAACGGTGCCGGGAAAAGCACCTTCCTCAAAATTCTCTCAGGGGAAGTTGAACCCAACTCCGGAGATGTGACCATCGCGCCGGGAGTCCGGTTATCGATGCTCAAGCAGGATCATTACCAGTATGATCAGTATACGGTTTTAGATACGGTCATTATGGGCAACCAGCGGCTTTATGCCATCATGAAGGAGAAGGAAGTTCTCTACGCGAAAGCTGATTTTACAGATGAGGACGGAATCAAGGCGGCGGAGCTGGAGCATGAATTCGGAGAGATGAACGGCTGGGAAGCGGAGTCCGAAGCCTCCACCCTCTTACAAGGCTTAGGCATCGGCACAGAATTGCATGACAAGGCTATGTCTGAACTGTCCGGCGTGGAAAAGATTAAGGTGCTTCTGGCGCAGGCTCTTTTCGGCAATCCCGGCATCCTCGTTTTGGACGAGCCGACCAACCACTTGGATATTCAATCCATCCGCTGGCTGGAGGAGTTTTTGATTGAGTTTGAGGGAACGGTCATCGTCGTTTCCCATGACCGGCATTTTCTTAATAAGATTTGTACCCATATGGCAGATGTGGACTTTGGCAAGATCAAGCTTTATGTGGGCAATTATGATTTTTGGTATGAATCCAGTCAGTTAGCCCTGCAAATGACCCGGGATCTTAACAAAAAGAAAGAGGAAAAGGCCAAACAGCTTAAGGAGTTTATTGCCCGCTTCAGCGCCAATGCCTCCAAATCCAAACAGGCCACTTCCCGGAAAAAGATGCTGGATAAGCTGAATATCGAAGATATCGAACCCTCCAACCGCAAATATCCCTATGTAGGCTTTAAACCGGAGCGGGAAGTGGGCAATGATATCCTGACGGTAGAAGGTTTGAGCAAAACTATCGATGGAGTTAAGGTTTTGGATAATGTCAGCTTTATCCTGACCAAAGGGGATAAAGTTGCCTTGGTAGGCACCAATGAAGCGGCCTATACCGCCCTGCTCCAGATATTGGCCGGGGAAATGGAGCCGGACAGCGGCAGCTATAAATGGGGCGTCACCATTACCAAAGCCTATTTCCCTAAGGATAACACAGAGTATTTTCAGGATGTGGACTTGAGCCTGGTGGATTGGCTGCGGCAGTTTTCCGCGGATAAAACCGACACCTATGTCCGTGGTTTCCTGGGCAAGATGCTCTTTTCCGGGGAAGAAGCCCTGAAATCACTTAAAGTCCTTTCCGGCGGCGAGCGGGTCAGGTGTATGCTGGCTAAAATGATGCTGAGTCAGGCCAATGCGCTTCTTTTGGACCAGCCCACCAATCACTTGGATCTGGAATCCATCACCGCCCTGAACAATGGACTGACGGATTACAAAAGCAATATTATCTTTACCTCCCATGATCACCAATTTATCCAGACCATTGCCAACCGCATTATTCAGATCACTCCGGAAGAGATGATCGATGTTCGGTTGACCTATGATGAGTTTCTGGATAACCTGGCTATCGGATAA